Part of the Longimicrobium sp. genome, CGCGGAAATCCCACGCCGACGAATCCCCCGCCTCCGCACGCGCGAGCTCCACCTGGATGGCCCGCAGCGGGTCCATCCCTTCCTCCCTCCGCGCTTCCGGCGGGGCACCCGCGAACCACTCGTCCGGCGCCACGGGCGTCCCCGTCCACAGCAGCGCGGCAACCTCCTCCACCGTGCGGTCGCGGGACAGCCCGGCGGCGTCCTGCCCACGGTAGTAGATGTGCCCGTCGGTGATCAGGGTGAGCGCCGAGTCCAGCACCGGGGCCCCCCAGTGCAGCGCCCCGCCGGCGGCCGCGTCCGGGTCGCGGCGCGCGGCGCTGCGCTCCTTCAGCCGGCGCACGTCCTCGGCGTGGTAGTGGCGCGCCCGGCTGGCGCCGGGACTGGGCTCCGACCGGATGAGCCCGCGGCTCACGTAGGCGTACAGCGTCTGCGGCGCCACGCCCAGCTCGCGGCAGGCTTCCTTCGCGGTAAGGTACACCCTCCTGGCCATGCGCAGCTCTCCGGATGGGATGGATTGATCGGTGAATCAAGATTGACTGCATTTCGCCGCCCCTGCAAGATGCGCGAGACGGTCACGCGAATTCAGCATGGGAGGAAGGCCAGCATGGCATTCAACGAGAACCGGCACGACGGCGTGGAGCCGCCGCTCAGCCCCGATACGCTCGCGGTGCACCCCTGGGCGTCGGCGCGGGGGCGGCCGCGCGCGCACCGCACCCTGAACGCGCCGCTGTTCCTGAGCACCCAGTGGGAGGGTTCGGACCTGCCCCAGCTGGCGGAGCTGTTCGCGCGCGACCCGGACCGCGGCTTCTACACGCGCTTCGGACATCCCACCACGCGCCTGGCCGAGGAGCGGATCGCGGCGCTGGAGGATGCGGAAGACGCGCTGCTCTTCTCGTCGGGCATGGGCGCGATCAGCACGTCGCTGCTGGCGGTGCTTCGCGCGGGAGACCACGTGGTGGCGCACCAGGCCATCTTCGCGCAGACCATCCAGTTCTTGGAGCACCTTTCGGCCACCGCGGGGGTGCGGGTGGACTTCGTGGACGCCAGGGACCCGCAGCGGGTGAAGGACGCCGTGCGCGCGAACACCCGGCTGCTCTACCTGGAAACGCCGTCCAACCCGGCCATCGACGTGCTCGACATCGCGACGCTGGCCGGGATCGCCCACACGGTGGACGCCCTGGTCTTCGTCGACTCCACCTTCGCGGGGCCGCTGATCCAGCGCCCGCTTTCACTGGGCGCGGACCTCGTCATCCATTCGGCGAGCAAGTCGCTGGCGGGCCATGCCGACGTACTGGCGGGCGCCGTGGCCGGGAGCGCGCAGACGGCCGCCCGCATCCGGCGGATGCGGGTGCTGACGGGCGCCAGCCTGGACCCCCACGCCTGCTGGCTCCTGCTCCGGGGATTGCAGACCCTGCCCCTGCGCGTCCGCGCGCAGTCGCAAACCGCGGGGTCGCTCGCGCAACTCCTGGAGGCGTCGCCGGCCGTGTCGCACATCCGCTACCCCTTCCTGCCCTCGCACCCGGGCCATGCGGTGGCGCGGCGGCAGATGGCCCTCGGCGGCGGCATGCTGTCGTTCGCCCTGCAC contains:
- a CDS encoding aminotransferase class I/II-fold pyridoxal phosphate-dependent enzyme produces the protein MAFNENRHDGVEPPLSPDTLAVHPWASARGRPRAHRTLNAPLFLSTQWEGSDLPQLAELFARDPDRGFYTRFGHPTTRLAEERIAALEDAEDALLFSSGMGAISTSLLAVLRAGDHVVAHQAIFAQTIQFLEHLSATAGVRVDFVDARDPQRVKDAVRANTRLLYLETPSNPAIDVLDIATLAGIAHTVDALVFVDSTFAGPLIQRPLSLGADLVIHSASKSLAGHADVLAGAVAGSAQTAARIRRMRVLTGASLDPHACWLLLRGLQTLPLRVRAQSQTAGSLAQLLEASPAVSHIRYPFLPSHPGHAVARRQMALGGGMLSFALHGGVESTRRFVGALRWIPLASSLGSVYTTLEVPEELDFAAEEIGERTASFALPPGLVRLSVGVEAAEDIEGDIRRGLDAVLSAT